One genomic region from Curtobacterium sp. 9128 encodes:
- a CDS encoding mannitol dehydrogenase family protein produces the protein MSVRLSPETLDEIAASGIAVPTYDRSGITAGIVHFGVGGFHRAHQAMVIDRLLQQGEAREYGICGVGVLEQDRRMATAMADQGGLYTLVLKHPDGSLETRVIGSIVDYMLAVDDPDAVVEKMANPETKIVSLTITEGGYNFDHVTGEFVADEPGVVADLRGDQPPHTVFGLVVEALRRRRDRGEQPFTVMSCDNIQGNGHVARDMFTAYARLQDPAFADWMDEHVSFPNSMVDRITPVTTDDDRAMVRDDLGIEDAWPVVAEPFFQWVLEDDHPAGRPPYQDADVQIVEDVEPYELMKLRLLNASHQGLCYFGYLSGYRYAHEATQDPAIATFLRRYMDEEATPTLQPVPGIDLEDYKSTLIERFQNPEVRDTLARLCAESSDRIPKWLLPVVRDNLASGGPVTLSAGIVASWARYDEGTDESGEPIQIVDRLAETLNRIAMTQRDDRLAFVANRQVFGDLVDDERFVAAYRDALDGLIADGAHATVERLSRA, from the coding sequence ATGTCCGTCCGCCTGTCCCCGGAGACCCTCGACGAGATCGCGGCGAGCGGGATCGCCGTCCCCACCTACGACCGTTCCGGGATCACCGCCGGCATCGTCCACTTCGGCGTCGGCGGCTTCCACCGCGCGCACCAGGCGATGGTGATCGACCGGCTGCTGCAGCAGGGGGAGGCCCGCGAGTACGGCATCTGCGGCGTCGGGGTCCTCGAGCAGGATCGCAGGATGGCCACCGCGATGGCCGACCAGGGCGGCCTGTACACACTGGTCCTCAAGCACCCGGACGGCTCGCTCGAGACCCGCGTGATCGGCAGCATCGTCGACTACATGCTCGCCGTGGACGACCCGGACGCCGTCGTCGAGAAGATGGCGAACCCGGAGACGAAGATCGTCAGCCTCACCATCACCGAGGGCGGCTACAACTTCGACCACGTCACGGGGGAGTTCGTCGCCGACGAACCGGGCGTCGTCGCCGACCTCCGCGGGGACCAGCCGCCGCACACCGTCTTCGGCCTCGTCGTCGAGGCGCTCCGCCGCAGGCGCGATCGTGGCGAGCAGCCGTTCACCGTCATGTCGTGCGACAACATCCAGGGCAACGGGCACGTCGCCCGGGACATGTTCACCGCCTACGCCCGCCTGCAGGACCCGGCGTTCGCGGACTGGATGGACGAGCACGTGTCGTTCCCGAACTCGATGGTTGACCGGATCACGCCCGTGACGACCGACGACGACCGGGCGATGGTGCGCGACGACCTGGGGATCGAGGACGCCTGGCCCGTCGTCGCCGAGCCGTTCTTCCAGTGGGTGCTCGAGGACGACCACCCGGCTGGTCGACCGCCGTACCAGGACGCCGACGTGCAGATCGTCGAGGACGTCGAGCCGTACGAACTCATGAAGCTCCGGCTCCTCAACGCGTCGCACCAGGGCCTCTGCTACTTCGGGTACCTCTCCGGGTACCGCTACGCGCACGAGGCGACGCAGGACCCCGCCATCGCGACGTTCCTGCGCCGCTACATGGACGAGGAAGCGACCCCGACGCTGCAGCCCGTGCCCGGCATCGACCTCGAGGACTACAAGTCGACGCTGATCGAACGCTTCCAGAACCCCGAGGTACGGGACACCCTCGCGCGCCTCTGCGCCGAGTCGAGCGACCGCATCCCGAAGTGGCTGCTGCCCGTCGTCCGCGACAACCTCGCGTCCGGCGGCCCGGTCACGCTGTCCGCCGGCATCGTCGCGTCGTGGGCGAGGTACGACGAGGGAACCGACGAGTCCGGCGAGCCGATCCAGATCGTCGACCGGCTCGCGGAGACCCTCAACCGGATCGCCATGACGCAGCGGGACGACCGGCTCGCCTTCGTCGCGAACCGGCAGGTCTTCGGCGACCTCGTCGACGACGAGCGCTTCGTCGCGGCCTACCGCGACGCCCTCGACGGACTGATCGCCGACGGCGCACACGCCACGGTGGAGCGCTTGTCGCGCGCGTAG
- a CDS encoding TetR/AcrR family transcriptional regulator → MTLSIDRRAALKAKHRAAILQAARDLVEERGDRDFSVDDLATRADIARRTVFNHFGSLDEVLLAVCEQELSVIIDRFLSDVANTPVGDGSRASMFDELESAARGADIAPAIASMYRILGDPEKENQKAAVLIQTAFTRVTERLRIEVARRYPGADELDAWLLVESLMSGIVVIAEHWLRTTGPRLDQEALDDWDALLGRLVHSVRSGYMPAH, encoded by the coding sequence GTGACCCTCTCGATCGACCGTCGTGCCGCCCTCAAGGCGAAGCACCGCGCGGCGATCCTCCAGGCCGCTCGCGACCTCGTCGAGGAACGTGGCGATCGCGACTTCAGCGTCGACGACCTCGCCACCCGTGCGGACATCGCCCGCCGCACGGTCTTCAACCACTTCGGGTCCCTCGACGAGGTCCTGTTGGCGGTCTGCGAGCAGGAACTCTCGGTGATCATCGACCGGTTCCTGAGCGACGTCGCGAACACCCCGGTCGGCGACGGCAGCCGGGCGTCGATGTTCGACGAGCTCGAGTCAGCCGCACGCGGGGCGGACATCGCACCGGCGATCGCGAGCATGTACCGGATCCTCGGCGATCCCGAGAAGGAGAACCAGAAGGCCGCCGTGCTCATCCAGACGGCGTTCACCAGGGTCACCGAGCGCCTCCGGATCGAGGTCGCCCGCCGCTACCCCGGCGCCGACGAGCTCGACGCGTGGCTGCTCGTCGAGTCCCTGATGAGCGGGATCGTCGTCATCGCCGAACACTGGCTGCGAACGACCGGCCCGCGCCTCGACCAGGAAGCGCTCGACGACTGGGACGCCCTGCTCGGCAGGCTCGTGCACAGCGTCCGCAGCGGGTACATGCCCGCGCACTGA
- a CDS encoding MMPL family transporter has protein sequence MAGLLYRLGRFSARRHWLVIVSWIVIIGIAGGTYALFAGSISSSITIPGTKTSQVQDELADKFPSANGGNGTLVFETKSGDAFTDAQKTDIADFMKDLEDLKGVKGATSGFDTQQQLDDQRQKLVDGQQQIDDGRTKITDGQQQLDAQKQQLEDGKTKIAAAQAQLDTQKQQAAAAGGAAAAAAEAQLAQAQAQIDAQQQQITAGEQQIADAQKTIDTNTQKLDDSEQELQQGTKLLDLSKDIRFVSKDGSAAIGTVQFTKSTYEVPQTTKTAISDKADSAGISGVNVYVSNDIAQGVPSILGPGEIAGVIIAALVLFFMLRTVIGAAVPLVSALLGVGVASLAALSFSSLVEFISVTPVLGVMLGLAVGIDYSLFILNRHRTQLKQGMQVHESIGLANGTSGNAVVFAGATVIVALLALNITGIPFLGLMGTVGAVAVFFAICIATSFTPALLSLIGMRILRKKERARIGNTGSTRVPNKPMSTWRAIVTLVAGVAVLGTIALPAAQMRLGLPSGSSEAVDSSQYKAYKTLDKEFGAGQNGPLLVVATLPKAIDEDDVTATEVTIGEAIAKNDDVDAVLPIGASKDRSIIAFQVKPNGGPDSVSTENLVKDLRAQNVTVDDGKASLGVAGNASANIDVSEKLANVLPLYLVVVVGLSLIILIIVFRSFLVPITATAGFILSVLASFGGLTAIYQFGWLGSVFGVHDPAPILSFLPIIEIGILFGLAMDYQLFLVSGMREAYAHGASAKVAVQRGLHAGRAVVTAAAIIMISVFAGFIFSDSSTIKPIGFGLAFGVLVDAFVVRMLLIPAAMHLLGQSAWWFPKWLDRIVPDVDVEGAKLERSHPVAGHEDTHTGSHALPVEPDANAHESGHPPAHRA, from the coding sequence ATGGCCGGTCTGCTCTACCGCCTCGGACGATTCTCCGCTCGGCGGCATTGGCTCGTGATCGTCTCCTGGATCGTGATCATAGGGATAGCGGGCGGCACGTACGCACTGTTCGCCGGGTCCATCTCGTCGTCGATCACCATCCCCGGCACCAAGACGTCCCAGGTGCAGGACGAACTCGCGGACAAGTTCCCGAGCGCGAACGGCGGCAACGGCACGCTGGTCTTCGAGACGAAGAGCGGCGACGCGTTCACCGACGCGCAGAAGACCGACATCGCGGACTTCATGAAGGACCTCGAGGACCTGAAGGGCGTCAAGGGTGCGACCAGCGGCTTCGACACCCAGCAGCAGCTCGACGACCAGCGCCAGAAGCTCGTCGACGGGCAGCAGCAGATCGACGACGGTCGCACGAAGATCACCGACGGGCAGCAGCAGCTCGACGCGCAGAAGCAGCAGCTCGAGGACGGCAAGACGAAGATCGCCGCCGCCCAGGCGCAGCTCGACACGCAGAAGCAGCAGGCTGCGGCAGCCGGTGGCGCCGCAGCAGCCGCTGCCGAGGCCCAGCTCGCGCAGGCACAGGCGCAGATCGACGCCCAGCAGCAGCAGATCACCGCCGGTGAGCAGCAGATCGCCGACGCACAGAAGACGATCGACACGAACACGCAGAAGCTCGACGACAGCGAGCAGGAGCTGCAGCAGGGCACGAAGCTCCTCGACCTGTCGAAGGACATCCGCTTCGTCTCGAAGGACGGCAGCGCCGCGATCGGCACCGTCCAGTTCACGAAGTCCACGTACGAGGTCCCGCAGACCACGAAGACGGCCATCTCCGACAAGGCCGACTCCGCCGGCATCAGCGGTGTGAACGTCTACGTGTCGAACGACATCGCCCAGGGCGTGCCGTCCATCCTCGGCCCGGGTGAGATCGCCGGTGTCATCATCGCCGCGCTCGTGCTGTTCTTCATGCTCCGCACGGTCATCGGCGCCGCGGTCCCGCTCGTCAGCGCGCTGCTCGGCGTCGGCGTGGCGTCGCTCGCCGCACTGTCCTTCTCGAGTCTCGTCGAGTTCATCTCGGTGACGCCGGTGCTGGGGGTGATGCTGGGCCTGGCGGTCGGCATCGACTACTCGCTGTTCATCCTGAACCGACACCGGACCCAGCTGAAGCAGGGCATGCAGGTGCACGAGTCCATCGGGCTCGCCAACGGCACCTCCGGGAACGCCGTGGTGTTCGCGGGCGCGACCGTCATCGTCGCCCTGCTCGCGCTCAACATCACCGGCATCCCGTTCCTCGGCCTGATGGGCACGGTCGGCGCGGTCGCGGTCTTCTTCGCGATCTGCATCGCGACGTCGTTCACACCGGCACTGCTCTCGCTCATCGGCATGCGGATCCTCCGGAAGAAGGAACGCGCACGCATCGGCAACACGGGCTCGACGCGGGTCCCGAACAAGCCGATGTCGACCTGGCGCGCGATCGTCACCCTGGTGGCAGGGGTCGCCGTGCTCGGCACCATCGCCCTGCCGGCGGCGCAGATGCGTCTCGGCCTGCCGAGCGGATCGTCCGAGGCCGTCGACTCCAGCCAGTACAAGGCCTACAAGACCCTCGACAAGGAGTTCGGCGCCGGTCAGAACGGACCGCTCCTCGTCGTCGCGACCCTGCCGAAGGCCATCGACGAGGACGACGTCACTGCGACCGAGGTCACCATCGGCGAGGCGATCGCGAAGAACGACGACGTCGACGCCGTCCTGCCGATCGGCGCGTCGAAGGACCGCTCGATCATCGCCTTCCAGGTGAAGCCGAACGGCGGCCCGGACAGCGTGTCCACGGAGAACCTCGTCAAGGACCTCCGCGCGCAGAACGTGACCGTCGACGACGGCAAGGCATCGCTCGGCGTCGCCGGCAACGCGTCGGCCAACATCGACGTGTCCGAGAAGCTCGCGAACGTCCTGCCGCTCTACCTCGTGGTGGTCGTCGGCCTGTCGCTCATCATCCTGATCATCGTGTTCCGGTCCTTCCTGGTCCCGATCACGGCGACGGCGGGCTTCATCCTGTCGGTCCTGGCGTCCTTCGGTGGCCTGACCGCGATCTACCAGTTCGGCTGGCTCGGCAGCGTGTTCGGGGTGCACGACCCCGCACCGATCCTGAGCTTCCTGCCCATCATCGAGATCGGCATCCTGTTCGGGCTCGCGATGGACTACCAGCTGTTCCTGGTGTCCGGCATGCGGGAGGCGTACGCCCACGGCGCATCGGCGAAGGTCGCCGTCCAGCGTGGTCTGCACGCCGGCCGCGCGGTGGTCACGGCGGCGGCGATCATCATGATCTCGGTGTTCGCCGGGTTCATCTTCTCGGACTCCTCCACGATCAAGCCCATCGGCTTCGGCCTGGCGTTCGGCGTGCTGGTCGACGCGTTCGTCGTCCGCATGCTGCTCATCCCGGCGGCGATGCACCTGCTCGGCCAGAGCGCGTGGTGGTTCCCGAAGTGGCTCGACCGCATCGTGCCGGACGT